A genomic region of Streptomyces sp. R33 contains the following coding sequences:
- a CDS encoding molybdopterin oxidoreductase family protein: protein MHTPDSATATHCPYCALQCGMNLRPEPGGASVVVEEREDFPVNRGALCGKGRTAPAVLSSRVRLTGPLVRTHAGRLEPATWEEALDTVAEGLARSGRTHGPDAVGVFGGGGLTNEKAYALGKFARVALRTSQIDYNGRFCMSSAAAAHQRAFGLDRGLPFPLEDIPRTGCVILVGSNLAETMPPALRYLTELKANGGTLIVIDPRRTRTAEQADLHLAPRPGTDLALALGLLHLVVAEGRTDEEFIAERTTGWEEARAAAMAHWPELVERITGVPVPKLREAVSLFCAPSSAMVLTARGPEQQFKGTDTVGAWINLCLATGRAGRPLSGYGCLTGQGNGQGGREHGQKADQLPGYRKLTDPAARAHVAEVWGVDPDSLPAPGRSAYELLDALGTEVKALLLMGSNPVVSAPRAAHIEDRIRSLDFLAVADVVLSETAALADVVLPVTQWAEETGTTTNLEGRVLLRRRALTPPPGVRTDLEVLHGLAARLGIEKGFPTAPEEVFEELRRASAGGPADYSGISYARIEAEQGVFWPCPDDAHAGTPRLFLDRFATDDGRARFVPVSHRDAAEIPDAEYPVLLTTGRVVAQYQSGAQTRRVDELNAAAPGPFVELHPRLASRIGAVEGAPLAVVSRRGRAVAPARITDTIRADTVFMPFHWPGEGRANSLTNPALDPVSRMPEFKVCAVRVEPA from the coding sequence ATGCACACCCCGGACTCCGCCACCGCCACGCACTGCCCGTACTGCGCGCTGCAGTGCGGGATGAACCTCCGCCCTGAGCCGGGCGGCGCGAGCGTCGTGGTGGAGGAGAGGGAGGATTTCCCCGTGAACCGGGGTGCGCTGTGCGGCAAGGGGCGCACCGCCCCCGCCGTGCTCTCCTCCCGGGTGCGCCTGACCGGGCCGCTCGTCCGCACCCACGCCGGACGGCTGGAGCCGGCCACCTGGGAGGAGGCCCTCGACACCGTCGCCGAGGGCCTCGCCCGCTCGGGCCGTACGCACGGGCCCGACGCAGTGGGGGTGTTCGGCGGCGGCGGGCTGACCAACGAGAAGGCCTACGCGCTCGGCAAGTTCGCCCGGGTCGCCCTGCGGACCTCGCAGATCGACTACAACGGCCGCTTCTGCATGTCCTCGGCCGCAGCCGCCCACCAGCGGGCCTTCGGACTGGACCGCGGACTCCCCTTCCCCCTGGAGGACATCCCGCGGACCGGCTGCGTCATCCTCGTCGGCTCGAACCTGGCCGAGACCATGCCGCCCGCCCTGCGCTACCTCACCGAGCTCAAGGCGAACGGCGGCACGCTGATCGTCATCGACCCGCGCCGGACCCGCACCGCCGAACAGGCCGACCTGCACCTCGCCCCCCGCCCCGGGACGGACCTCGCCCTCGCGCTGGGCCTGCTGCACCTGGTCGTCGCCGAAGGCCGCACCGACGAGGAGTTCATCGCCGAGCGGACCACCGGCTGGGAGGAGGCCCGGGCCGCGGCGATGGCGCACTGGCCGGAGCTGGTGGAGCGGATCACCGGCGTGCCCGTCCCGAAACTCCGCGAGGCGGTCTCCCTGTTCTGCGCGCCGTCCTCCGCGATGGTCCTGACCGCCCGCGGACCCGAGCAGCAGTTCAAGGGCACCGACACCGTCGGCGCGTGGATCAACCTGTGCCTGGCCACCGGCCGCGCCGGCCGCCCGCTCTCCGGGTACGGCTGCCTCACCGGCCAGGGCAACGGCCAGGGCGGCCGCGAACACGGCCAGAAGGCCGACCAGCTCCCCGGCTACCGCAAGCTCACCGACCCCGCGGCGCGGGCGCACGTCGCCGAGGTCTGGGGCGTCGACCCCGACAGCCTGCCCGCCCCGGGCCGCAGTGCGTACGAACTCCTCGACGCCCTCGGCACGGAGGTGAAGGCCCTCCTCCTCATGGGCTCCAACCCGGTGGTCTCGGCCCCCCGCGCCGCCCACATCGAGGACCGCATCCGCTCCCTGGACTTCCTGGCGGTGGCGGACGTGGTCCTCTCCGAGACGGCGGCCCTCGCCGACGTGGTCCTCCCCGTCACCCAGTGGGCGGAGGAGACCGGCACCACCACCAACCTGGAGGGCCGCGTCCTGCTGCGCCGCCGCGCCCTGACCCCGCCGCCGGGGGTGCGCACCGACCTGGAGGTCCTGCACGGGCTGGCCGCCCGCCTCGGCATCGAGAAGGGTTTCCCCACCGCCCCCGAGGAGGTCTTCGAGGAGCTCCGCCGTGCCTCGGCCGGCGGCCCCGCGGACTACTCGGGCATCTCCTACGCCCGTATCGAGGCCGAACAGGGCGTCTTCTGGCCCTGCCCGGACGATGCCCACGCCGGCACCCCGCGGCTCTTCCTGGACCGCTTCGCCACCGACGACGGCCGGGCCCGCTTCGTCCCCGTCTCCCACCGCGATGCGGCCGAGATCCCCGACGCCGAGTACCCCGTCCTGCTCACCACCGGCCGCGTGGTCGCCCAGTACCAGTCGGGCGCCCAGACCCGCCGCGTGGACGAGCTCAACGCGGCCGCCCCCGGGCCCTTCGTGGAACTCCACCCGCGCCTGGCGTCCCGTATCGGCGCGGTCGAGGGGGCCCCGCTCGCGGTCGTCTCCCGCCGCGGCCGCGCGGTGGCCCCGGCCCGCATCACGGACACCATCCGCGCGGACACGGTCTTCATGCCGTTCCACTGGCCGGGCGAGGGCCGCGCCAACTCCCTGACCAACCCTGCCCTCGACCCGGTGTCCCGGATGCCGGAGTTCAAGGTCTGCGCGGTCCGCGTCGAGCCGGCCTGA